From Eleftheria terrae, the proteins below share one genomic window:
- a CDS encoding DUF4149 domain-containing protein translates to MRMSLLRWRGWLAGLWAGVVGCVGLVAAPSLFAVLERQQAGLVAARLFRIDAYLGLALAVVLILLERQVAARQAEQGRGSPMSTELVLVFGVLFCVVAGYFALQPMMEQARAGQGPWSFGTLHAVSSVFFLLKGLLLLALSWRCAPR, encoded by the coding sequence ATGCGGATGTCGCTTCTGCGCTGGCGTGGCTGGCTCGCCGGCTTGTGGGCCGGTGTGGTGGGGTGCGTGGGGCTGGTGGCAGCTCCGTCACTGTTCGCCGTGCTGGAGCGCCAGCAGGCCGGGCTGGTGGCAGCCCGGCTGTTCCGCATCGACGCCTACCTGGGCCTGGCGCTGGCCGTCGTGCTGATCCTGCTGGAGCGGCAGGTTGCTGCCCGCCAGGCCGAGCAAGGCCGTGGATCGCCGATGAGCACTGAACTGGTGCTGGTGTTCGGCGTGCTCTTCTGCGTGGTGGCTGGGTATTTCGCACTGCAGCCGATGATGGAGCAGGCGAGGGCGGGGCAGGGGCCGTGGTCGTTCGGGACGCTGCACGCGGTGTCGAGCGTGTTTTTCCTGCTCAAGGGCCTGCTCTTGCTCGCACTCAGCTGGCGCTGTGCGCCTCGTTGA
- the yhbY gene encoding ribosome assembly RNA-binding protein YhbY: MPAINLTPAQRKEKRAEAHHLDPVVLIGGEGLSPAVMKETDAALKAHGLIKVRVFSDERQTREDILAKLADELDAAPIQHIGKLLVLWRPMPPKEKAEREDRMPAPKTVKLVKYSKRGGQRPEVKKVTLLGNQRLTPGGTIKRAKPRITSVKKKAGSE; this comes from the coding sequence ATGCCAGCCATCAATCTGACCCCTGCCCAGCGCAAAGAAAAACGCGCCGAGGCCCATCATCTCGACCCGGTCGTCCTCATCGGCGGCGAGGGCCTCAGCCCTGCCGTCATGAAGGAAACCGACGCCGCCCTCAAGGCCCACGGCCTGATCAAGGTCCGGGTGTTCTCCGACGAGCGCCAGACCCGCGAGGACATCCTCGCCAAGCTGGCCGACGAACTCGACGCCGCCCCCATCCAGCACATCGGCAAGCTGCTGGTGCTCTGGCGCCCCATGCCGCCAAAGGAAAAAGCGGAGCGCGAGGACCGCATGCCGGCGCCGAAGACGGTCAAGCTGGTCAAGTACTCCAAGCGAGGCGGCCAGCGCCCGGAAGTGAAGAAGGTGACCCTGCTCGGCAACCAGCGCCTGACGCCCGGCGGCACCATCAAGCGTGCCAAGCCACGGATCACCAGCGTCAAGAAAAAGGCCGGCAGCGAATAA